The following are from one region of the Anaerolineae bacterium genome:
- a CDS encoding carbohydrate ABC transporter permease, translated as MATHSSAWSNRLSRTIPRKPGDWVRLLFLFVIAVLTLMPLVWVVSTSLRQPIESFSVPPEWIPVDMDFSNYNEVFERIPFWSQMTNSFIITITVVAGQIVTASLAGYAFARLRFPGRNFLFWMVLATMMIPGQATIIPVFILISRGLGINDTLWALIIPSLSTAFGIFLLRQYFLQIPGDFEEAAMIDGANQWQIFRQIYFPLASPGLAILAVLTFNAKWNDYFTPLVFMNTKDRFPITLGIVDLKGYMATGSISVVLAGIVLSTIPVIIIYIFGQRYLIEGLMMGGIKG; from the coding sequence ATGGCTACGCACAGTAGCGCCTGGTCAAACAGGCTGTCCAGGACTATCCCACGCAAGCCAGGAGACTGGGTTCGCCTGCTGTTCTTGTTTGTCATTGCTGTGCTGACGCTGATGCCCCTTGTCTGGGTGGTCTCCACCTCGTTGCGTCAGCCGATAGAATCGTTCAGTGTCCCGCCAGAGTGGATTCCGGTCGACATGGACTTCAGCAACTACAACGAGGTCTTCGAGCGGATTCCTTTCTGGAGTCAGATGACCAACAGCTTCATCATCACTATTACGGTTGTCGCTGGCCAGATCGTTACCGCATCGTTGGCTGGTTATGCCTTTGCCCGGCTGCGCTTTCCGGGCCGGAACTTTCTGTTTTGGATGGTCTTGGCCACTATGATGATCCCTGGCCAGGCAACGATCATCCCGGTGTTCATTCTGATCTCACGAGGACTGGGAATCAACGACACGCTCTGGGCGCTGATCATCCCTAGCCTATCCACAGCATTCGGCATCTTCTTGCTGCGGCAGTATTTCCTGCAAATCCCTGGCGACTTTGAAGAAGCTGCCATGATCGATGGCGCCAATCAGTGGCAGATCTTCCGCCAGATTTACTTCCCCTTGGCTTCACCAGGGCTGGCTATCCTGGCCGTTTTGACCTTCAACGCTAAGTGGAATGACTACTTTACGCCGCTGGTCTTTATGAACACCAAAGACCGCTTCCCGATCACGCTTGGTATCGTCGACCTGAAGGGTTACATGGCGACGGGCAGTATCTCTGTTGTGCTGGCGGGGATCGTACTGTCCACAATCCCGGTGATCATCATCTACATCTTCGGCCAGCGCTACCTGATCGAAGGCCTGATGATGGGTGGTATCAAAGGCTAG
- the groEL gene encoding chaperonin GroEL — translation MKLTQRPGVVFQPRVHAAMQRGIHSMVNAIRPTLGPVGGVVAIEPIHNKSQKPPEVIDNGGIIARRIIELADRDEDMGAMLLRAMIRRQQEDVGDGTATAAVLFQAIYDAGLRYLTAGENAMRLREYLENTLPLILAELDRMTFRVEGQAALTRIAQSLCHDPEMAELLGEIFDTVGEYGQVDIRKGYGRGLKREYVEGVYYPTGLFSREMVDKQEIFRAEYQNPAIFICDFEVDEPRDLFPVLKVAADADIPALVLILRNMTDRAMSVILANKRIDKFKAMAIKLPGLNPEDRLAALEDLSILTGAMPLLTATGETLEQVTQQHFGQARRVWAEQRTFGIIGGRGNPRRLREHFASLEKRFRLTQDSEQRQRLQQRLGRLMGGSATLWIGGATDSEIEMRKTIAERAAAAVRTAVRDGVIPGGGLALLNCCAALEQRCKTASESAERAACHILSEALATPMRAIFANAGFNPSEIMARLAFEDSAMGFDVVQKRVVNVVEAGILDSAAVQKAAVRNAVSTAALALTIDTFVHLRKPEIARD, via the coding sequence ATGAAACTGACACAACGGCCAGGAGTGGTTTTCCAGCCCAGAGTCCATGCCGCCATGCAGCGTGGTATTCACAGCATGGTCAATGCCATCCGACCGACTTTAGGGCCTGTTGGAGGCGTAGTAGCCATCGAACCCATACACAACAAGTCACAGAAGCCACCAGAGGTCATTGATAATGGCGGGATCATTGCCCGCCGGATCATTGAACTGGCTGACCGTGATGAAGATATGGGGGCTATGCTGCTTCGGGCGATGATTCGCCGCCAGCAGGAGGATGTTGGCGACGGTACGGCGACGGCCGCTGTACTTTTCCAGGCCATCTATGATGCAGGTCTGCGCTACCTGACTGCCGGCGAAAACGCCATGCGGCTCCGCGAATATCTGGAAAACACCCTGCCGCTTATCCTGGCTGAGCTTGACCGGATGACCTTTCGCGTAGAAGGCCAGGCAGCCCTGACCAGAATCGCTCAATCCCTGTGCCACGACCCTGAAATGGCTGAGTTGCTGGGGGAAATATTCGACACAGTCGGCGAATACGGTCAGGTTGACATCCGTAAAGGTTACGGACGCGGTCTCAAACGGGAATACGTCGAAGGGGTTTATTACCCAACAGGACTGTTCTCCCGCGAGATGGTTGACAAACAGGAGATATTCCGGGCGGAGTATCAGAACCCGGCGATCTTCATCTGTGACTTTGAGGTTGATGAGCCGCGCGATCTGTTCCCGGTGCTTAAAGTGGCCGCTGACGCAGACATCCCGGCACTGGTTCTAATTCTGCGGAACATGACCGACCGCGCCATGTCAGTTATTCTGGCCAACAAGCGGATCGACAAGTTCAAAGCGATGGCCATTAAGCTGCCTGGGCTGAACCCAGAAGATCGTCTGGCAGCGCTGGAAGATCTGAGCATTCTCACCGGCGCAATGCCGCTCCTGACCGCCACCGGCGAGACACTCGAACAGGTGACGCAGCAGCACTTTGGGCAGGCTCGGCGTGTTTGGGCAGAGCAGCGAACGTTTGGCATCATTGGCGGGCGTGGGAATCCCCGCCGCCTGCGGGAACACTTCGCCAGTCTTGAGAAACGCTTCCGCCTCACGCAGGACTCTGAGCAGCGCCAGCGCCTTCAGCAACGTCTAGGTCGCTTGATGGGCGGCTCAGCCACACTATGGATTGGCGGGGCAACCGACTCAGAAATCGAGATGCGTAAAACCATCGCGGAGCGGGCCGCCGCTGCGGTACGTACTGCAGTGCGCGACGGTGTGATCCCTGGCGGTGGACTGGCGTTACTGAATTGCTGCGCGGCTCTGGAGCAACGCTGTAAAACCGCGTCTGAGTCTGCAGAGCGGGCAGCTTGCCATATTCTCTCCGAGGCTCTTGCCACTCCCATGCGTGCGATCTTCGCCAATGCAGGCTTCAATCCAAGCGAGATCATGGCCAGACTGGCTTTTGAGGATAGCGCCATGGGCTTTGATGTGGTCCAAAAGCGAGTTGTCAATGTTGTAGAGGCGGGCATTCTTGATAGCGCTGCCGTGCAAAAAGCTGCCGTGCGCAATGCGGTGTCGACAGCAGCGCTGGCACTGACGATTGATACCTTCGTACATCTGCGCAAACCGGAAATCGCCCGGGACTAG